A portion of the Algisphaera agarilytica genome contains these proteins:
- a CDS encoding family 16 glycosylhydrolase: protein MLTAQWQLTWADEFDAPSINTTDWDVLTRRDSFNDELQYYIPEQAAIAQTEGRSVLRITATDEPLDGKAYRSARLESNYSQAYGRFEVMARIPTTKGIWPAAWLLPRDTPWPLGGEIDIMEHGGSRPNVVSSAYHWNNVPNFSQFVFGEYHAPAGQGPWADDFHEYAVEWDTRAIRYFVDGVNHFTVTPDMAPISSTPMSVILNTAVGGFFDGNPDGTTQFPNTFDIDYVRAYQQTGNVTNLLTNGEFSNNSNGWLRTGNTFVESHDPEGSHAFDGFGDHAIKLFGFASSKLIQSGVSVTGDSEYTLSANVRINSNDSITGTNNLLVMWMEFFDGNNNSLGSEGGVIADGSINNNTWLLRELTGVAPSDAVSVNVGFEFIQPNNQGGAVWVDSVSLTESLAIALAGDYNNNGVVDAADYTVWQDSFGSTTDLAADGNGNGVIDAADYTVWQDNFGQSASGLGANVNIPEPGSALLLLLGAGVLYRRRA from the coding sequence TTGCTAACGGCGCAATGGCAGTTGACGTGGGCCGACGAGTTCGATGCTCCGAGCATCAACACGACCGACTGGGATGTGCTTACCCGTCGGGACAGCTTCAACGACGAGCTCCAGTACTACATTCCCGAACAAGCCGCGATCGCGCAGACCGAGGGGAGGTCGGTCTTGCGGATCACGGCAACGGATGAGCCCCTGGATGGCAAGGCGTATCGCTCGGCCCGCCTGGAAAGCAACTACAGCCAGGCCTACGGCCGATTCGAGGTCATGGCCCGCATCCCGACCACCAAAGGGATCTGGCCGGCGGCGTGGCTGCTGCCGCGTGATACGCCCTGGCCGTTGGGCGGCGAGATCGACATCATGGAGCACGGCGGGTCTCGCCCCAACGTGGTGAGCAGCGCCTACCACTGGAACAACGTGCCCAACTTCAGCCAATTCGTCTTCGGGGAATACCACGCCCCCGCGGGCCAGGGGCCGTGGGCCGACGATTTCCACGAGTATGCCGTGGAGTGGGACACGCGGGCGATCCGTTATTTCGTGGATGGGGTCAACCATTTCACGGTCACGCCCGACATGGCCCCGATCTCCTCCACCCCGATGAGCGTTATCCTCAACACGGCCGTCGGCGGGTTCTTCGACGGCAACCCCGACGGCACAACCCAGTTCCCCAACACCTTCGACATCGACTACGTCCGGGCTTATCAGCAGACCGGCAACGTCACCAACCTGCTGACCAACGGCGAGTTTTCGAACAACTCCAACGGCTGGCTACGGACCGGAAATACCTTCGTGGAAAGCCACGACCCCGAGGGCAGTCACGCCTTCGACGGCTTCGGCGACCACGCAATCAAACTCTTCGGCTTCGCCTCGAGCAAACTCATCCAGAGCGGCGTCTCGGTCACCGGCGACAGCGAATACACGCTGAGCGCCAACGTCCGGATCAACAGCAACGACTCGATCACCGGCACCAACAATCTGCTGGTTATGTGGATGGAGTTTTTCGACGGCAACAACAACTCGCTGGGCAGCGAGGGCGGCGTGATTGCCGACGGCTCGATCAACAACAACACCTGGCTGCTCCGTGAGCTCACGGGGGTAGCGCCCTCCGACGCGGTGTCCGTGAACGTGGGCTTCGAGTTTATTCAGCCCAACAACCAGGGCGGAGCCGTGTGGGTCGACAGCGTCTCGCTGACCGAATCGCTCGCGATCGCGCTGGCGGGCGACTACAACAACAACGGCGTGGTCGACGCGGCGGACTACACTGTCTGGCAGGACAGCTTCGGCTCGACCACCGACTTGGCCGCGGATGGCAACGGCAACGGGGTCATCGATGCGGCTGACTATACGGTCTGGCAGGACAACTTCGGGCAGTCCGCCAGCGGGCTCGGCGCCAACGTGAATATCCCCGAGCCCGGCAGCGCCCTGCTGCTTCTCCTGGGTGCGGGCGTGCTTTACCGACGCCGGGCTTAG
- a CDS encoding DUF1559 family PulG-like putative transporter — MKLHQPQTRSAFTLIELLVVISIIALLIGILLPALGAARSSARDMACLSNLRQIGVGLYAYAQDHDELLPVSFYGGGAAGDQESDWVVQVSAYISGDAANTYVGGGKNLPSPVMQCPSAIIDSGRLHYGAHPLIFPVWFNGFATALGQYPMYQMKRPTEILFIADAMQNTGNPSQDDGDSYAALDRLDGGGRTPADLWSPDDYYNSGSADNEDPIIEGANKDRNFGDGEGDLRWRHGAGDKSDGSDEGSVNGLFGDGHAQINQRGTLLKKNVRPD; from the coding sequence ATGAAACTCCATCAGCCCCAAACACGCTCCGCCTTCACCCTGATTGAGCTGCTAGTTGTGATCAGCATCATCGCCCTGCTCATCGGCATTCTGCTCCCCGCTCTAGGGGCGGCCCGCAGTTCTGCCCGTGATATGGCATGCCTCTCGAACCTGCGTCAGATCGGCGTTGGTCTTTATGCGTACGCCCAGGATCACGATGAACTTCTTCCCGTCAGCTTCTATGGCGGAGGCGCCGCAGGAGATCAAGAAAGTGATTGGGTGGTACAAGTTTCTGCCTATATCTCCGGAGACGCTGCCAACACCTATGTCGGTGGCGGGAAAAACCTGCCCAGCCCCGTCATGCAATGCCCCTCAGCGATCATTGATAGCGGCCGCCTTCATTACGGTGCACACCCACTCATCTTCCCGGTCTGGTTCAATGGATTTGCGACGGCTCTCGGTCAATATCCGATGTATCAAATGAAACGCCCAACCGAAATCTTGTTCATTGCAGACGCGATGCAGAATACCGGCAATCCCAGCCAAGATGATGGCGATAGCTACGCTGCGCTTGACCGTCTTGATGGAGGCGGCAGGACACCAGCAGACCTTTGGAGTCCCGACGACTACTACAATTCTGGTAGTGCGGACAATGAGGACCCGATTATTGAAGGTGCTAATAAGGACCGGAATTTCGGTGATGGAGAAGGCGATCTGCGTTGGCGTCACGGAGCGGGCGATAAGTCTGATGGGAGTGACGAAGGTTCGGTCAACGGCCTGTTCGGTGACGGTCACGCCCAGATCAATCAACGCGGCACACTGCTGAAGAAGAACGTCCGCCCCGACTGA
- a CDS encoding prepilin-type N-terminal cleavage/methylation domain-containing protein, which translates to MKHQTKAFTLIELLVVISIIALLIGILLPALGAARSTARDMACLSNQRQISIGFNTYANENNLLLPPSFDNSSFSPNTSDWTTLISAFITSNSSRTTEEYVDPVTGEITGQSEVFQCPAAVLPDGRAHYSANKLTMPVYFNGNFANPPLNKLYNLDFHKRATEIFWVADSGQQDNGDAYAAMDGINGATFATPPSFYNSTDTDNDDPINEGPNVDGSANGALALAQPRWRHGAGGKESGSDSGNVNVLFADGHASSVGRGEFLVRNVRADP; encoded by the coding sequence ATGAAACACCAAACCAAAGCCTTCACCCTCATTGAATTGCTCGTTGTTATTTCGATCATCGCACTGCTGATCGGCATCCTCCTACCCGCCCTCGGTGCCGCGCGGAGCACGGCTCGCGACATGGCCTGTCTGTCTAACCAGCGGCAGATTTCCATCGGCTTCAACACCTACGCCAATGAGAACAACCTGCTTCTCCCCCCCTCGTTTGACAACTCGTCGTTCAGCCCCAACACCTCGGACTGGACCACGCTCATCTCCGCATTCATCACCTCGAACTCCAGCCGGACCACCGAAGAATATGTGGATCCCGTCACCGGCGAAATTACCGGACAGAGCGAAGTCTTCCAGTGTCCCGCCGCGGTTTTACCCGACGGTCGGGCCCACTACAGCGCTAACAAATTGACCATGCCCGTGTACTTCAACGGTAACTTTGCCAATCCCCCCCTTAACAAGCTCTATAACCTCGACTTCCACAAGCGAGCTACCGAAATTTTCTGGGTCGCTGACTCGGGCCAACAAGACAACGGCGATGCTTACGCGGCGATGGACGGCATCAACGGTGCCACTTTCGCGACTCCGCCAAGCTTCTATAACTCTACTGACACCGACAATGACGACCCGATTAACGAAGGTCCAAACGTGGATGGCAGCGCCAATGGCGCTCTCGCCCTCGCACAACCCCGCTGGCGCCACGGTGCGGGCGGAAAAGAAAGCGGCAGCGATAGTGGCAATGTAAATGTCTTGTTTGCTGATGGACACGCCAGCAGTGTGGGACGAGGCGAATTTCTTGTTCGTAATGTTAGAGCTGACCCGTAA
- a CDS encoding PEP-CTERM sorting domain-containing protein: MNRLTAFVCTGLLSAAVAPMGVAQLSSYSQDFEGLDRTNTSALDIDGWGLFVNVFQSDGTTPVYNYGVFPAPNDIANPNISVISDSSAAPVGDQGLVIFNDYANGDHGNGTNRRINVNVFQEQTISAADIGSIWEFSFVASPDANTIDPTTLADAFIRTLDPLSGFAATNNITVDTSSLGAGVTTLSLQIDLSDPALDGQILQFGFSNTADNFKASGVNYDNISFAVIPEPASLALVGLGGLAVLGRRRSH, translated from the coding sequence ATGAATCGTTTAACTGCTTTTGTTTGTACCGGCTTGTTGTCGGCGGCCGTCGCCCCCATGGGCGTCGCCCAACTCTCCAGCTACAGCCAAGACTTCGAAGGCCTGGACCGCACCAACACGTCCGCGCTGGATATCGACGGCTGGGGTCTTTTCGTCAACGTGTTCCAGTCTGATGGAACCACCCCTGTTTACAACTACGGCGTCTTCCCGGCTCCGAATGACATCGCCAATCCCAATATCTCGGTAATCAGCGATAGCTCTGCTGCTCCAGTTGGTGATCAAGGCTTGGTCATTTTCAATGACTATGCCAACGGCGACCACGGCAACGGCACCAACCGCCGCATCAATGTCAACGTGTTCCAAGAACAGACCATCAGTGCCGCGGATATCGGCAGCATCTGGGAATTCTCGTTCGTCGCTTCGCCCGACGCGAACACGATCGACCCCACCACGCTGGCCGACGCGTTCATCCGCACCCTCGACCCGCTGAGCGGCTTCGCCGCCACCAACAACATCACGGTGGACACGAGCTCGTTGGGTGCCGGCGTCACCACCCTGAGCCTGCAGATCGACCTGAGCGACCCCGCTCTGGACGGCCAGATCCTGCAATTCGGTTTCAGCAACACCGCTGATAACTTCAAGGCTTCGGGTGTCAACTACGACAACATCAGCTTCGCTGTCATCCCCGAGCCCGCCAGCCTCGCGCTCGTCGGCCTGGGTGGCCTGGCCGTGCTCGGCCGTCGCCGCAGCCACTGA
- a CDS encoding PEP-CTERM sorting domain-containing protein, with translation MNLLSLSTRFVAAAAVATALSTSASAQIELTTNGDFETGDLTGWTQFETGPGQQSVTTSNPSAGTYAGNINNDVALSNSLWKQANIGIGQVAIGDKVTISFDARGSYAVPGGVAFAEFFQELSGGGTSGGGILGGAPLAISGDPEEWTTFTFDWTITGDVSGGVTLQLGATNGPAGGTNMFYDNVSVTVPEPASMALVGLGGLAMLARRRKA, from the coding sequence ATGAATCTTTTGTCTCTCTCCACTCGTTTTGTGGCTGCGGCCGCCGTCGCCACCGCGCTGAGCACCAGCGCCTCGGCCCAAATCGAACTCACCACCAACGGTGACTTCGAAACCGGCGACCTCACCGGCTGGACCCAGTTCGAAACCGGCCCCGGCCAACAGTCCGTGACCACCTCGAACCCTTCCGCCGGCACCTACGCCGGTAACATCAACAACGACGTTGCCCTGAGCAACTCGCTGTGGAAGCAAGCCAACATCGGCATCGGCCAAGTTGCCATCGGCGACAAGGTCACCATCTCGTTCGACGCCCGCGGCTCGTACGCGGTGCCCGGCGGCGTTGCGTTCGCTGAGTTCTTCCAAGAGCTCTCGGGCGGCGGTACCTCCGGCGGCGGCATCCTCGGCGGTGCCCCCCTGGCCATCAGCGGCGATCCCGAAGAGTGGACCACCTTCACCTTTGACTGGACCATCACCGGCGACGTCAGCGGTGGTGTGACCCTGCAACTCGGTGCGACCAACGGCCCCGCCGGTGGCACCAACATGTTCTACGACAACGTCTCGGTGACCGTGCCCGAACCCGCCTCGATGGCACTGGTCGGCCTCGGTGGCCTGGCCATGCTGGCCCGTCGTCGCAAGGCCTAA
- a CDS encoding LacI family DNA-binding transcriptional regulator, which translates to MSSVRQIAREAGVSITTVSRVLNNHPRVSQKARERVLAAANDARYVAPVSKRSTTNIALLYTGESSLGSPFDSQVMWGMSSGIEEYGYDLMVLDAKRSLQPGETYTQMFMRKGVRGAVLRTTLSTRHICLAIAEEGFPSVVVGDRFEHPSMRFIYSDSREPSREAIEHLIALGHTRIAICLNIVDDSDHADRLAGYEQALSDHDIPLDRKLVIRAHANRTGGEQLMRRVASMADRPTAIFITDPAAAAGAFKEARALGLNVPEDISIIGFDDGDLRFDIYPEMTAVCQDTGAIGQEAMTALHEVIENGPGETLPVRKARRAWLEVHHSTASPSVERRAE; encoded by the coding sequence ATGTCCAGCGTTCGCCAAATCGCCCGAGAAGCAGGTGTTTCCATCACCACCGTTTCACGGGTCCTGAACAACCACCCTCGCGTCAGCCAAAAGGCCCGTGAGCGTGTTTTGGCCGCTGCCAACGATGCCCGCTATGTCGCCCCCGTCAGCAAGCGATCCACGACCAATATTGCCCTGCTTTACACCGGCGAATCCTCCCTGGGCTCGCCGTTCGACTCTCAGGTGATGTGGGGCATGTCCTCCGGCATCGAAGAATACGGCTACGACCTCATGGTGCTCGACGCCAAGCGGTCACTCCAGCCCGGCGAAACCTACACCCAGATGTTTATGCGTAAAGGTGTCCGCGGCGCTGTCCTCCGCACCACCCTTTCGACGCGGCACATCTGCCTGGCGATTGCCGAAGAAGGCTTCCCCTCGGTCGTCGTGGGTGACCGGTTCGAACACCCCAGCATGCGTTTCATCTATTCGGATTCGCGTGAGCCCAGCCGTGAAGCGATCGAGCACCTCATCGCCCTGGGGCACACCCGGATCGCGATCTGCCTCAACATCGTGGACGACTCGGACCACGCCGACCGCCTCGCGGGCTACGAACAAGCCCTGAGCGACCACGACATCCCGCTCGACCGCAAGCTCGTGATCCGGGCCCACGCCAACCGCACGGGTGGCGAGCAACTGATGCGGCGGGTGGCCTCGATGGCCGACCGCCCCACCGCGATTTTCATTACCGACCCCGCCGCCGCCGCCGGTGCTTTCAAAGAAGCCCGTGCGTTGGGTCTGAACGTCCCCGAAGACATTTCGATCATCGGGTTCGACGACGGAGACCTTCGTTTTGATATCTACCCCGAAATGACCGCCGTGTGCCAAGACACCGGCGCGATCGGCCAGGAGGCGATGACCGCTCTGCACGAAGTCATCGAGAACGGCCCGGGAGAAACACTGCCCGTGCGTAAAGCGCGACGGGCATGGCTCGAAGTCCATCACTCCACCGCTTCACCATCGGTCGAAAGGAGGGCCGAATGA
- a CDS encoding ABC transporter permease: MTSPSPQRMYGRQREFYRYCLFGLILTILAVFLIWPIFLTVRGGFEDEATGAFTLKYFIGDGVGVLRDPLYRQGLFNALMIAVATTLLCLIVTLPMGVIAAKYEFRGKATVSALVLVPLILPPFVGAIGLQALLGRFGAINSLLAKLGLIDPAGPGIDFLGGGLGGRFWAVVVMEALHLYPILYLNIVAALSNLDPSLDEAALNLGAGRFKRFFRCTLPLILPGVFAGATIVFIWSFTELGTPLMFEYKTVTPVQVFYGLTDIEANPRPYALVVVMLVVAVALYLMGKFAFGGRAYAMQNKATAAVATQRLTGLKGLGAILFFGGITFLAVLPHLGVIFSSIAVDGTWYRSILPQQFTGEHFAGALSHQLAMQSILNSLIYASAAMFFCILLGLAIAYLTARIKIKGGFVLDALGMLPLAVPGLVMAFGYVAMSLHWPFPQIGSWLQVTIANENTESIWYQLGSLMSVRGQAPNPLMFLVIAYTIRRLPYILRSAAAGLEQTSGDLEEAALNLGASPMTAIRRVVVPLIMANLIAGGILVFSFAMLEVSDSLILAEKEPHYPITKAIWTLFNRLGDGPYIASAMGVWGMALLTVTLVGASVLMGKKLGAIFKV; encoded by the coding sequence ATGACCTCTCCATCACCCCAGCGGATGTACGGCAGGCAACGCGAGTTTTACCGCTACTGCCTCTTTGGGCTGATCCTGACGATCCTGGCTGTCTTTCTGATTTGGCCGATCTTCCTGACGGTGCGCGGCGGCTTCGAGGACGAGGCGACCGGGGCTTTCACCCTCAAGTATTTCATTGGCGATGGCGTCGGCGTGCTGCGCGACCCGCTGTACCGCCAGGGACTATTCAATGCCCTGATGATCGCGGTGGCGACGACGCTGCTGTGTCTGATCGTCACGCTGCCGATGGGTGTGATCGCGGCGAAGTACGAGTTCCGCGGCAAGGCGACGGTCAGCGCGTTGGTCTTGGTCCCGCTGATCCTTCCGCCGTTCGTGGGTGCCATTGGCCTGCAAGCCCTGCTCGGGCGTTTCGGGGCGATCAACTCGCTGCTCGCCAAGCTAGGGCTCATCGACCCGGCGGGACCGGGCATCGACTTCCTCGGCGGGGGGCTGGGCGGGCGTTTCTGGGCGGTCGTCGTCATGGAGGCGCTTCACCTCTACCCCATCCTCTACCTCAATATCGTTGCGGCGCTGTCTAACCTAGACCCCTCGCTTGATGAAGCGGCGCTGAATCTCGGTGCGGGGCGGTTCAAGCGGTTCTTCCGCTGCACGCTGCCGCTGATCCTCCCGGGCGTGTTCGCGGGTGCCACCATCGTCTTCATCTGGAGCTTCACCGAGCTCGGCACCCCGCTGATGTTCGAGTACAAAACCGTCACCCCCGTCCAGGTCTTCTACGGCCTGACCGACATCGAGGCCAACCCCCGGCCCTACGCCCTGGTCGTGGTCATGCTCGTCGTCGCCGTGGCGCTTTACCTCATGGGTAAGTTCGCCTTCGGCGGCCGCGCCTACGCCATGCAGAACAAGGCCACCGCCGCCGTCGCCACCCAGCGGCTCACCGGGCTCAAGGGCCTGGGCGCGATCCTGTTCTTCGGCGGGATCACGTTCCTCGCTGTGCTCCCGCACCTCGGCGTGATCTTCTCGTCCATCGCGGTCGACGGCACGTGGTACCGCTCGATCCTGCCGCAGCAGTTCACGGGCGAGCACTTCGCCGGGGCGTTGTCGCACCAGCTCGCGATGCAGTCGATCCTCAACAGCCTGATCTACGCCTCGGCCGCCATGTTCTTCTGCATCCTGCTCGGGCTGGCCATCGCCTACCTCACCGCCCGGATCAAGATCAAGGGCGGCTTCGTGCTCGACGCCCTGGGCATGCTCCCGCTCGCGGTGCCCGGCCTGGTGATGGCGTTCGGCTACGTCGCCATGAGCCTGCACTGGCCGTTCCCGCAGATCGGCAGCTGGCTGCAGGTCACGATCGCCAACGAAAACACCGAATCCATCTGGTATCAGCTCGGCTCGCTCATGTCCGTGCGGGGTCAGGCCCCGAACCCGCTGATGTTCCTGGTCATCGCCTACACCATCCGCCGCCTGCCCTACATCCTCCGCTCCGCCGCGGCGGGTCTGGAGCAGACCTCGGGCGACCTCGAAGAAGCGGCATTGAACCTCGGCGCTTCGCCGATGACCGCGATCCGCCGGGTCGTCGTGCCGCTGATCATGGCCAACCTCATCGCGGGCGGCATCCTCGTCTTCAGCTTCGCGATGCTCGAGGTCAGCGACTCGCTGATCCTGGCCGAGAAGGAACCGCACTACCCGATCACCAAAGCGATCTGGACGCTCTTCAACCGCCTGGGCGACGGCCCGTACATCGCCAGCGCGATGGGCGTCTGGGGCATGGCCCTGCTGACCGTCACTCTGGTCGGCGCCAGCGTCCTCATGGGCAAGAAGCTCGGGGCGATCTTCAAGGTTTAA